One window from the genome of Prinia subflava isolate CZ2003 ecotype Zambia chromosome 2, Cam_Psub_1.2, whole genome shotgun sequence encodes:
- the STON1 gene encoding stonin-1 isoform X3, whose amino-acid sequence MAHGGRVSELYKSIIEDVIEGVRELFAEEGVEEQVLKDLKQLWETKVTQSTATEGFFKHSHCSPQFSLQLPHSPHSILQTSAASFVIQAGRGFQHFTAAKLGPPRAGVTLALPSCVAYPLQMPGGVMLQPAPGQLYKVNAPVMVTQASGDGSILHYPVQQTLHPLGQASFLQASLASVAQVNAPAAHAAGETLQPQETAVQQAVLCKPSYVEKQHLENSATLVQKSSVSLQEFEINAELNQCSESTEKFPHDNLHTAVFTPECSEGLFIDGSLASSSSSVLLDMEGQLDVEHPELLQQQVSDDIIDLIIAGESLDENAFLKDQGSIVSSDKTESDLPLEKDLCSDIEGISQLDGTGDVSSKEQIHTKDKEENEFIGFIDSEDLRVLDDEEDYDEECDSSSNMESSCSDGDNEDLQIDIVEEDPLNSGDDVSEQDIADLFDTDNVIVCQYEKIHRTKNKWKFYLKDGVMSIEGKDHVFAKATGDAEW is encoded by the exons ATGGCTCACGGCGGCCGCGTG TCAGAACTATACAAGTCCATTATCGAAGATGTGATTGAAGGTGTGCGGGAACTCTTTGCAGAGGAGGGTGTAGAGGAGCAGGTCCTGAAAGACTTGAAGCAG CTTTGGGAAACGAAAGTGACACAGTCTACAGCAACAGAAGGCTTCTTCAAACACAGCCACTGTTCTCCACAGTtcagcctgcagctgccacaCAGTCCTCACAGCATTTTGCAGACTTCAGCAG cttCTTTTGTCATCCAAGCTGGCAGAGGTTTTCAGCATttcacagcagcaaagctg GGGCCCCCACGAGCGGGTGTGACTCTTGCTCTCCCTTCGTGTGTCGCTTATCCTTTACAGATGCCAGGTGGAGtgatgctgcagccagcaccag GACAACTTTACAAGGTGAATGCGCCTGTTATGGTCACACAGGCCTCCGGAGATGGAAGCATTCTCCACTACCCTGTGCAGCAGACGCTTCATCCCCTTGGGCAAGCTTCATTTCTGCAGGCCAGCCTTGCCAGTGTTGCACAGGTGAATGCACCTGCTGCCCATGCAGCTGGTGAaacactgcagccccaggagaCTGCTGTCCAACAGGCTGTGCTGTGTAAACCAAGCTATGTGGAAAAACAACACCTGGAAAACTCTGCTACCTTGGTCCAGAAGTCTTCTGTGAGTCTGCAAGAATTTGAAATTAATGCAGAATTGAATCAGTGCAGTGAATCCACAGAAAAATTCCCGCATGACAACCTTCACACAGCTGTCTTTACTCCAGAGTGCTCTGAAGGACTTTTTATTGATGGATCCTTGGCAAGCAGCTCAAGCAGCGTCCTGCTGGATATGGAGGGGCAGCTGGATGTGGAGCAtccggagctgctgcagcagcaggtgtCTGATGATATCATTGACCTGATTATTGCAGGGGAAAGTTTAgatgaaaatgcatttctaaaGGATCAGGGCAGCATTGTTTCCTCTGACAAG ACAGAATCTGATTTGCCACTGGAGAAGGATCTCTGCAGTGACATTGAAGGCATAAGTCAGCTCGATGGCACTGGGGATGTTTCTTCCAAGGAACAAATACATACAAAAGATAAAGAAGAGAATGAATTCATTGGCTTTATTGATTCAGAGGATCTAAGAGTTCTGGATGATGAGGAAGACTATGATGAGGAATGTGACAGTTCTTCAAACATGGAGTCCAGCTGCAGTGATGGGGACAATGAAGACCTCCAGATAGATATAGTTGAGGAG GACCCCTTAAACTCTGGTGATGATGTCAGTGAACAGGACATTGCAGACCTGTTTGACACCGACAATGTGATAGTTTGTCAGTACGAAAAG ATACATCGAACTAAGAACAAATGGAAGTTCTACTTAAAAGATGGAGTGATGTCTATTGAGGGTAAAGACCATGTTTTTGCAAAAGCCACTGGAGATGCAGAGTGGTGA